The Aptenodytes patagonicus chromosome 12, bAptPat1.pri.cur, whole genome shotgun sequence nucleotide sequence GGTGCAATTTCTGGGATCTGCTTTTTATTCTAGAAGACATTAGTCCTACAAGAGGACTATTACATACAGATAATCAAACAGCATGTTTCAGTACAACAATTCTCGAAATCAAGCCATAGCTTGGCAAAACCGTCAGATTTCACACATGaagtcacttttttaaaaacctacTTGTTTCTAGTATCAACATGGCACATAACGTGAAAATACCATAAAGCTATAGTTGGTGCACAAATCTTTATCTTCCCAAGTTAAATGACAAGCCACATCACAGAAGTGAATTTAACAATTTCTCTCAAAACCAGGCTGTCCCTTGATAAGGTTAAGGCAATTCACCATTGCAAGGGAGACTAAGTCATATGCCCAAACGAACACAAGACCTAGAACTCTGTAGTTCATTTCAGCTACATGAAGCTGTGCTTCAAGTGAAGTTCGAGGATGACTGTCAACATGGTTTTAAAGTGCAAAGGTAAAGTAAAAAAACTTCAAGCCCAgtgaactgaaataaaaccaaccaTCTGAAGCTGCCCGCCAACAAGAGCTGGTACTTGCAGTGTTTTACAAATACTTCTCCGAAATGACTTGCACTCTCAACAACGTATCAGTGACACTGGTTCACAACAGAGGCTAACAagcctttgaaataaaaaaattacaattgcAAACAGCAAGTTACTTGGAACTTATTTATAAAAGCTAAGCCAAAGAGAACCAGTTTCACTCTAAGAGCCACAAATTACCACAACCAAGAGGAAACTCAGCTCCTGGTTTAAATCCTGATGATACCAGAAGGTTGTCCTGTTTATTCAAGCTCACGTAGGTAATTAAGTTGATGCTAGTTTTACTTCTAATAGCAACAAAAAGACTCATTTCAACTAAAAGCAGCATCAGGTTAGATTGACATCAAAGACTGACAATACCTTGAAATTTCATGCGAAATCCTTCAGCCCAGAAGCACAAAGCCCTAGACATTTACTGTCCACTGGAATCAGTGGGAATTATATGCCTAGTATCTTGCGTATCTGGAGCAAAGCAAAAATCAGCTTTTAAGATGCAGTCCCATAAAGCATCAGCATTAAAGACTAAGTGCTTAGAAACCTGAAGTCAAAATAACTTTGTACTTTTTAAATCCATGCCCCGTATCATACATACTCTCACTCAAGCATATAAGGAATTCAAATCTTTATTTGATATCCATAAACCCATAAACGTTGCTATTCTATATTTCTATGCAGGAAGGCAGTTTTCCCCTAAAACATTATGCTTTTTAATAAACAACAAACTTTAATTCTATTGCGTGAAAGGGCTACAAATATACATTTGTTAATCAAGCAGACTACACAGATATTTTTGCTTTACAACTGGCACCTATGTTACTGGTACACTTAGCTGGCTCATTTATCATAGCACTTTGCCCACGTAGTTTAGATTATCACTTTTTGAAATATGGGCAattgcaattatttaaaaaaaaaaaaaaaaagaaatacgtGCTGAGGCAGGTATTGCAAATCCATTCCTTTTTCCCAGTCAGTACTCACGGAGCCCATCTTTATTCACATGCAGATGTCATTGCATTCTACACCAGTCATCTAGTGGCATAAAATAACTTTCCAAAGTCTAGTACAATTGTTAGCGAACCAATTTTACTCCTGCTGTAACGAAGCCTGCAGCAAGGGGGCTGCCATCCTGTCGGTAGGTGGTGCTGCGAGAGATTCTCGGGGAACTTTAACGAAGGACAATAGTTCAGAGTGAAAAGTCTGTTAACCCGGTACTATGAAAACAAGTATGCGTTTAATAGAAGGGATAAATGCCGACCCTTTCCTGGAAGGAATCATACACAGACAAACCGATAAGAGGACGTGAAACTAAGCAATTGGAAATTCTGAACATTTTATATGAATGAAGCACATGCTTAACACAAACTATTTCTTCAAAACTACACAGTACATACGTCGATGGAAAAGTCCTATAGAAAAAATCGACCAACCATGTCAGCACGTCAAACTGCCTAGTACAAGATGGTGGATGCACACAAACTGTGTAAAGTGAGAAcgaatatttaaaaaacagaccaCATCCACGGATTAGTACTTCAAAAATTTCTCTGTCGAGTGTTTGAAAACCAATAAATCCACTAGGGGGGTAGCAAAAAAGTCAATCAGGACCTTTACTGgcaataaaatatttactctAAGTACACAGATTTTAAAGCAGAGGAACACTTGCTTCAAACCTAGAAAAGCCTTAAAACCGTACGGAATGgatcctaggaaaaaaaattagacatgTAAAGGTCAATGAAcacaatgatttatttaaaaaataaaaaacgtAAAAAcgattttttcctcctttacagaaatgttaatttcAGTCATGGGATCCGAGtagattttgtagaaaaaaatgtagtagCCAGGTATCGAGTCCTTACAACAAAGGAAATTCCCCCATAACCCTCCCCAGTTTTTACTCCAGATCAGCGAGACACTTCCCACCCCATacccccaaaaaacaaattaaaacaagacaTTTTTCGTTGCTAGTATAAAAACGACCAAGGtccaagtaataataaaaaaatagagtCCATCAATGACTGTAACACAAAGTATGTGTATGTGGGGCCCAGTCCATCTTCAGAGAGAAAGAAGTGGCACAGGCAGCAGAGGCGACCCCCAGGGGGCATTTAGGAGCTGCTCCCACAGCAGGGAGGCATTTAAAAGGAGCTGCCCTTCGGCGAATGAGGGGAGAAACCATTTAGAAGCTGCCCCGTATCAAAGGGAGGGCTCTCCACGCCACCCCCAATGCGTATGGGCGCTCCAGCTCAGAAAGAGCCGCCCCCGTAGCCTCCCCCACCATAGCCTCCTCTGTACGGTCCACTGTTACTGCGGCCCCCCCAGCTGCCgccccctcctccacctcctccgccgCTCTTCATGGGGCCGTAGGAGGACTGGTGCTGGCTGTAGCTGCCGAACCCGCCGTACCCGTTGCCGTAGTCGCCGCctccccctccgccgccgcctccgtaGGAGCCGCTGCCATAGGAGCCGTaaccgccgccgcctcctccaccGTAGCCGCCGTAGCTATTGTAACCGCCGCCTCCTTTGGAAAGGCCGTTGTGATCCCGGTTGCCGGATCCGCCGCCGCCCcgaccccttcctcctcctctgcctccccggGAGGGCCTGGAagagccgccgcctcccccgcccgaCTGGATGTCCTCCTTGGGCACGGCCTTCTTAACCTCCACGCGGTGGCCCTGGATCGGGTGGAACTTGACCACGGCCGCCTTGTCGGCGGCGTCGTGGTTCTGGAAATAGACGAAGCCGAAGCCGCGCTTCTTCCCGCTCTGTTTGTCGGCGATGATCTCGGCCTTCTCCACGGGGCCGAACTGGCTGAAATGCTGCACCAGGTCCCCTTCGCCTACGTCCCCTTTGAGGCCGCCCACAAAGAGCTTCTTCACCTTAGCGTGGGCCCCCGGTTTGGCCGAGTCCTCCCGGGACACGGCCCGCTTCAGCTCCACCGCGTTCCCGTCCACGGCGTGGGGGGAGGCGGCCATGGCGGCGTCGGCCTCCTCCACCGCCGAGTAGGTGACGAAGCCGAAGCAGCGGGAGCGCTTGGTCTGCGGGTTGAGCACGACCACGCAGTCGGTGAGGGTACCGTAGGCCGCGAAGTGCTCCCGCAGCCCGGCCTCCGTGGTCTGCACGTTCAGGCCGCCGATGAACAGCTTGCATAGCTGCGAGTTCTCCATGCTGCCGCCGGTGCCGGGGCTGCGCCTGGGCCTGGCGCCGAGACTCCTCCTCCTGTTGGGGGGCAGCTctgaaggttttttcccccccttctccgTCTTGCCGCCTCTTCCCCCTCGCTTGCTGCGAACAGCGCGACCTCACGGCTGCGGCAGCCGCCGGCGATGGCTCCCTCGGCCTGGCCCAACGCCTTCGCTTCGCCTCACCTGACCAGCAGAAGAGACGGGGCGTCCCGGCTGCCGCCGCTCCCGcagaaagggggggtgggggtgggggaaaacaCAGGCACGCACAAAATGGCGGCGGCTACTTCTCAAGAGCTCGGCCGGCGACTGGTGCCCACACAAAGGGGACGCTGGgagccccgcccgccgccgcgcacgCCCCCCACGCCAGCGCAGCCAATGAGAGCGCGCCGACGGAGCCGTCCGCGACTCACCTTTAGGGGCGGGGCTCCGACCGCGATCGACGTGCGCGGCGACTAATCAGAGGGCGCGACCTCCGCCGCGCGTCGGCGAAAGGCCCGGGGTCCGCCGGTGACAGACGCGGCGGACAGCCAATAGAGTCGCGCTGTAACGGCCGGTGATGCGGGGCATCCTCTGCGCGCGTCGAGAGAAGGGGAGGGACCGGGACCGGCTCCGGCTGCGCCAATGCGTCAAGCCAGCGGCCGTGAGCCAATGGGCCTCCTCCGCCCCGGCCGCGCGCTTTCtccccggcggccccgccccgcgggcgggggcaGCGCGCGGAGGGTCCGCGGGCAGCTCGCGCGGGAGCGTTTGAAACGCTGACCGTTAGGCGGCCGCG carries:
- the HNRNPA0 gene encoding heterogeneous nuclear ribonucleoprotein A0; its protein translation is MENSQLCKLFIGGLNVQTTEAGLREHFAAYGTLTDCVVVLNPQTKRSRCFGFVTYSAVEEADAAMAASPHAVDGNAVELKRAVSREDSAKPGAHAKVKKLFVGGLKGDVGEGDLVQHFSQFGPVEKAEIIADKQSGKKRGFGFVYFQNHDAADKAAVVKFHPIQGHRVEVKKAVPKEDIQSGGGGGGSSRPSRGGRGGGRGRGGGGSGNRDHNGLSKGGGGYNSYGGYGGGGGGGYGSYGSGSYGGGGGGGGGDYGNGYGGFGSYSQHQSSYGPMKSGGGGGGGGGSWGGRSNSGPYRGGYGGGGYGGGSF